The genome window TAAATTATATCCTCCATGGTCACAACCTAACCCTATCTTCATTTGTTTATCCTCCAATTCATATTTTTTTTACTATTTCGTTGACAGAATACATTATTTCGTTCATAGTATCCCTATAAGTACCTAAATTTCCACCAAATGGGTCAGATATATCTGCATCATTTTCATTTACAAACCCTTTAAAAGTATACACTTTTTCTTTGCATTTTGGAACCGCTTGTACTAAAATTTCTTTATGAGACTTAGTCATTGTTAGTATTATATCTGATTTATCAATTAATTCCTTAGTAATTACTTTACTTTTATGATTTGATAAGTCTATCCCTAATTCTTTTAACACTTCTATAGAATTTTTAGAAGCGTTCATACCATCTACTGTAGATATACCTGCTGACGATATGCAATATTCTTCAATATTTCTTCCCGATTCTTCAATTGCCTTCTTTAATATAGCCTCAGCCATAGGGCTTCTACAAGTATTACCTGTACATACAATAAGTATATTCATATTTTACAACTCCCTTTTAAGCCTTTATTACTTTGTACCCTGCTGACTTCAGTAGTCTATTCATAATTGCTTGTCCAACTCCAGTCTTAGGGAACTCTTCTGAGTATATGACATCAATACCCTTTTTATCCATTTCTATAAGGGCATCAAACAGATTACTTGCAATTTCTTCAAGAGAACTTCCTAAATCTATTACTTCCCCATCATAAAACTCTCGGTTTCTACTAATACACATTACACCTGTCTTTAGACCTTTTTCTCTATTAGATTTTATCATATCATTAATCTTTGTTGCTACATTTTCTCTTTTTCCAGATATAATATATACATCTGCATTTGGAGAATAGTGTTTATATTTCATTCCAGGAGCTTTAGCTTTTTGATTATCTTCATTTTTACTTAATGATGGGTCAAGCTTTACTTCTCCAAGAAGTTCTTCTAAAACTTCCTTAGTTATACTTCCTGGTCTCAATATCATAGGAGTTTCTTCTGTTAGGTCTAATACAGTTGACTCCAATCCAAAATTACTATCTCCTCCTAAAACTATTCCATCTACTCTTCCATTCATCTCTTCATATACGTGTTTTGCTTTTGTTGGAGATGGTCGACCTGAGATATTTGCAGAAGGAGCTGCAATAGGTACACCAGCTTCTCTTATTATTGCCCTGGCAATAACATTAGAAGGCATCCTTATTGCAACTGTATCAAGCCCTCCACTAGTTCTATATGGGATTATATCTTTCTTATTTAATATTATTGTTATAGGTCCTGGCCAAAGCTTTTCTATAACAAGTTTAGCCTTATCACTTATATCTTTGGCTAAATCATAGACTTCGTCTTTTTCATATATATGTACTATTAATGGATTATCACTTGGTCTTCCTTTAGCCTCATAAATTTTCTTTACTGCATTTTCATCTAACGCATTTGCACCTAGACCATACACTGTCTCCGTTGGAAAAATAACTGTCTTACCTTCTCTAAGAAGTTTTGCTTGTATTCTTATTTCCTCATAATCAATATTATTTATATCAATATTACTTATAATAGTTTTCATCTTTTGTATGCCTGCTTTCATTTTAATTTTATATATAGTTTACAATTATTGTACCTAACAAAAAACCAATTATACAATACACACTTTTTGAATTCGGAAAAATTTCTTCCAATACAACATACATCATTGTACCTCCTGCTGTGGCAAGAAATACACCTATAAGAGAAGTAAATACTCCTCCAAAATAAACACCTAAAAAACTTCCTAAACCCATAGGCAACCCAGCTATTACAGTAAATAAAATAACTTTACCTAGTTTCATTTTATTACAAACTAATCCCAATGCCATAGCCAATCCTTCTGGTATGTTATGTAGACCTATAACTATAGCAAGAGTAATACCCAAACTTTCAGTTGACATAAAAGAAGAACCAATAGCTAGTCCCTCTGGTAAATTATGTAGTAATATACTTATGAATATAAGATATCCAGATGCCACACTTCCAGACATATCCAATTTTGTTTTTATGTACATAGTTATGAGAGCTCCAACAAACGTAAATATGACTGTATTGATTATCCCCATTTTGTCCATTGATTCTTTCATCAAATCAAATACCACTACAGCCAACATTATTCCACCAGATAGTCCCATAAAGAAATTTAAATATTTATCAACTTCTCTTTTAAAAATAGCTGATATTACGCCTCCTAATCCTGTCCCTATAACACCTGCCAAAAGTCCAATCATTGTTACTTTTAGTATCATATAACCCTCCTATACTTGTATA of Clostridioides sp. ES-S-0054-01 contains these proteins:
- a CDS encoding low molecular weight protein arginine phosphatase, which produces MNILIVCTGNTCRSPMAEAILKKAIEESGRNIEEYCISSAGISTVDGMNASKNSIEVLKELGIDLSNHKSKVITKELIDKSDIILTMTKSHKEILVQAVPKCKEKVYTFKGFVNENDADISDPFGGNLGTYRDTMNEIMYSVNEIVKKI
- a CDS encoding threonylcarbamoyl-AMP synthase, with product MKTIISNIDINNIDYEEIRIQAKLLREGKTVIFPTETVYGLGANALDENAVKKIYEAKGRPSDNPLIVHIYEKDEVYDLAKDISDKAKLVIEKLWPGPITIILNKKDIIPYRTSGGLDTVAIRMPSNVIARAIIREAGVPIAAPSANISGRPSPTKAKHVYEEMNGRVDGIVLGGDSNFGLESTVLDLTEETPMILRPGSITKEVLEELLGEVKLDPSLSKNEDNQKAKAPGMKYKHYSPNADVYIISGKRENVATKINDMIKSNREKGLKTGVMCISRNREFYDGEVIDLGSSLEEIASNLFDALIEMDKKGIDVIYSEEFPKTGVGQAIMNRLLKSAGYKVIKA
- a CDS encoding ZIP family metal transporter, translated to MILKVTMIGLLAGVIGTGLGGVISAIFKREVDKYLNFFMGLSGGIMLAVVVFDLMKESMDKMGIINTVIFTFVGALITMYIKTKLDMSGSVASGYLIFISILLHNLPEGLAIGSSFMSTESLGITLAIVIGLHNIPEGLAMALGLVCNKMKLGKVILFTVIAGLPMGLGSFLGVYFGGVFTSLIGVFLATAGGTMMYVVLEEIFPNSKSVYCIIGFLLGTIIVNYI